The Staphylococcus simiae genome includes the window AAAAATTTGCTCTCTAATCTCCGTAATTTGTTGATTAGAAATAGTTGCTAAATTTTGTGAATGCGCTAACCCTAAATAGGCTTTATCCATCAATAATTCATAAACTGTCAATGCTGAAACATCAAAACATCTTTCTTCACTTAAAAAGACTCCATCAACATCAAATAAAATCGTCGCCATATACAGTATCCACTCCATTTCTGAAAATTCAGATATAATTAATCATTGTACTATTAGCACTAAAAAAGCGCAAACCTATTCATATAGATTCGCGCTTCAAGATGCTTATTAATACATCACTATTTTACATTTGTTTCTCAAGTTCATCAGCTATTTGCTGTACATGTGTACCAATGATGACTTGTGATGAATGTTTACCACTTACTGTCACACCAACAGCTCCTGCACTTTTAATTTTTTGTTGATCTATTAAATTAGTATCCTTTAATTCTAAACGCAATCGTGTCGCACAATTTGTTAAATTAGTTATATTGTCGCGACCACCCAAACCTTCTAAGATAATCATTGCATTATGATAAAATTTTCCGCGCGTCGAATTCGTTTCACCTGTAGCCACAGTTTTATTATCAGTCGTTGGATCAGTTAACTCATTATCTCCACGACCTATAGTGTTTAAATTAAACACTTGAATAACAAATCTGAAAATAACATAGTACAAAATAAAGAACACTACACCTTGAACTAAAAGCATCAATGGATGATTAGCAACTGGATTAACTAATGATAAGACATAATCGATTAATCCAGCGCTAAATGAAAATCCTGCTGTCCAATGGAAAAATGAAGCAATAAATAATGATAAACCAGTTAATAACGCATGAATAACGTATAAAACCGGCGCAACAAACATAAAAGCAAATTCAATAGGTTCTGTTACACCAACAAAAAATGCTGCTACTGCACTCGCTAAAAACCAACCATATACTTGCTTTTGTTGTGATGATTTAGCTGTATGATACATGGCAAGTGCAGCAGCTGGAACACCAAACATCATGATTGGGAAGAAGCCTGCTTGGTATCGACCAGTGATACCTTTAATAGCATCTTTACCACTTTGGAATTTACCAATGTCATTAATACCAACTGTGTCAAACCAAAAAACACTATTTAATGCATGATGTAAACCTGTTGGAATTAATAAACGATTGGTTACACCATATAGAAATGCACCTAACGATCCCATACCGACAATTGACTCACCAAACCATACTATCCAAGAATATACAACTGGCCAAACAAAAAGTAATACCACAGCTAAAAACGTACAAAAGAATGCTGTTAAAATAGGTACAAGTCTTTTACCACTGAAAAATGATAAGGCCAAAGGTAATTCTGTTTCACTAAATTTATTATATGTATATGCAGCAATTAAACCAATTATAATTCCTACAAAAACATTTGTATTATCCATTTTTTCAAAAGCCATATCAATACTAGACATCTTCATACCTAATAATGGTGCTAATTTTTTTGGTGATAAGACTACAGTTACAAGTAAAAACCCAAGTGTAGCCGCTAAAGCAACGGCACCATCATTCTTCTTAGACATTCCTATCGCTACACCAATTGCGAATAATATTCCTAATTGTTCTAATATCGTTGTCCCTACTGTTGTGAAAAAAGTAGCGATTAATGGTACAACATGTAAGGCATTTAATGAGTTACCTATACCAGTTATAATAGCTGCTGCTGGCAATACTGCTACAGGTAACATTAAAGAGCGTCCTAAATTTTGAAAAAATTTATACATGATATCATTCCCCTTAAAAAAGGTAGCAATACATTGAACAGTATCACATCGACATGATTTGATAGGTTAGTAAAACTTTATATTCGTCACTATCAATATCATACGCTTAATACTCAAACAATTTTATTACTACCTAAAGATGTTAGTTATAAACTTTTAGCAATTTCGTTTAATTCTTGTTGTAACTTTGCAGTACGTGTTTCAATTTCTTTAGTAATGTAATCAATACGTTCATTACGTTTTAAATCTTTTGGTAACTTAGCAAGATCAATCGGTTCACCAATATTAATCAGCGCTTGCCCTGTAATTAGTCCATGAATTTTGTTAGGACCGACATAAGCAACTGGTAAAATTGGAGATTTACTTAACATCGCAATCGTTGCAGCCCCTCTTTTTAATGGTGCGCCTTCAGCTGAAGTACGATGACCTGTTGGGAAAATACCAACTGTCTTATGCTCTTTTAATAAATTAATTGGACGTTTTAATGTGCTAGGTCCTGGATTCTCCCTATCGACAGGAAAAGCATTTAATGATGTTAAAAACTGTCCAATCCATTTGTTATTAAATAATTCTTTCTTTGCCATATAATGGATTTGATTTGGATATAATGCCATTCCTAACATAATAACTTCGTTATAACTTTCATGTGTACAAGTTACAACATATTTATTATCTTGTGGAATATTATCTTTACCAATAACATACAGTGATTTTGATAATTTCACTAAAATAAATTTTAAAATACTACTGACAAACGAATACATAGTGCCACCTACTTAACTTTTTTGTATATAACATCTAAATTTTATCATTATCTTTTTAGTTGAACAAGATAGGATCATTATACAT containing:
- the nagE gene encoding N-acetylglucosamine-specific PTS transporter subunit IIBC — encoded protein: MYKFFQNLGRSLMLPVAVLPAAAIITGIGNSLNALHVVPLIATFFTTVGTTILEQLGILFAIGVAIGMSKKNDGAVALAATLGFLLVTVVLSPKKLAPLLGMKMSSIDMAFEKMDNTNVFVGIIIGLIAAYTYNKFSETELPLALSFFSGKRLVPILTAFFCTFLAVVLLFVWPVVYSWIVWFGESIVGMGSLGAFLYGVTNRLLIPTGLHHALNSVFWFDTVGINDIGKFQSGKDAIKGITGRYQAGFFPIMMFGVPAAALAMYHTAKSSQQKQVYGWFLASAVAAFFVGVTEPIEFAFMFVAPVLYVIHALLTGLSLFIASFFHWTAGFSFSAGLIDYVLSLVNPVANHPLMLLVQGVVFFILYYVIFRFVIQVFNLNTIGRGDNELTDPTTDNKTVATGETNSTRGKFYHNAMIILEGLGGRDNITNLTNCATRLRLELKDTNLIDQQKIKSAGAVGVTVSGKHSSQVIIGTHVQQIADELEKQM
- a CDS encoding lysophospholipid acyltransferase family protein — translated: MYSFVSSILKFILVKLSKSLYVIGKDNIPQDNKYVVTCTHESYNEVIMLGMALYPNQIHYMAKKELFNNKWIGQFLTSLNAFPVDRENPGPSTLKRPINLLKEHKTVGIFPTGHRTSAEGAPLKRGAATIAMLSKSPILPVAYVGPNKIHGLITGQALINIGEPIDLAKLPKDLKRNERIDYITKEIETRTAKLQQELNEIAKSL